In the Gemmatimonadota bacterium genome, CTTTGCGCTCCTGGAGGTGTGCGGGAAGCACATTGTTGTCGCGCAGGATTTTACCCGCCATGCGATGTTCCGCATCAGGGCGAAAATACGCTTTTAAATCGAGTGGCTTGCCTTTGCCGGGAATATCGGTATCGTCTGACACGGCATCGCGCAGCATTTCATCGGGTGTGCGCCTTTCGGGCTTTCCATCAGGCGTGCGTCTGATTGTTTTGTTCACTATATTCCTCCGGGAATTTGGCGGGTAAGTCCTTTGTGATAAATATACCCAGAACCGGGTCTCATATCAAGAAGCAGAGTACACGACTACGCTCTGAGATAGTGTTGGGCTTTGCAGGAGGAAACGATTTCTGTTATGATATCGGGATTGATGGTTTCTTTAGCGACGATTCGTTCTAAGGCCAGGCGCGCGACTTCGAGTTTGTCGGTGTCAGAAGACCAGATGGCTATTTTTTTTGGTAAGGCATCGGCTATGAATGCCTGAACACCTGTGGCGGCCTCAAAAGCAAGTGCGTTGCGTCCTTGTGAGCCAATAAACCGTTTTTTGACCTGCTCGTTTGAGACTGTAATGACTTCGGGTGGTCTTCCTTCGGGCAAAGTAAAAAAGAGTTTTACATCATCGATGGGTTGTGTCGCGTCGGATATCAACGTTTTTTTTGCATTTGCGACGGCTTTTGCTACGCGGTTTGGATTGATGCGGTGCAATGAGATAAGCTCTGAGAGTGCGCGTTTGGCAATTTCGCGTTTTTGCGAATCAGAACAGACGATGTGGACGGTTTGAGGGGTGGCGTTGACGATGAGTTTGACGCCTGTGAGGATTTCGTAGGTGATGATGTTGCGACCGTTTTTGCCGACGATTTTGCCTTTGATGCTGTCATCTGTCAGGGGTACTGACACAGCGGGCTGGCTCAGGGCAAGCGCGTCATTTGCACGATTGGATATTTCGAGGATTTCGGGTTGGGCCGTTATGGGCGCGCCTGTACTGGCTGCAAGTGCAAGTGCTTCTCCCGGGTGGGCATTGAGGCTTTTAATCCGGGTATTTTGTTTGAAAGTCAGTTCTGCATAGGGGATATTTTCGGGCAGTTGCTTGAGGGTAACGGATTCGAGCGTTGCGCCGAGTGTGTCTATGAGACGCTGTGTCAAGATATGCAGACCAGGGGCTGGCCTGTTCGATACAGCGAGTATCAATGCCTGAGCAGAGGTGGCATCGACAGATAGAGACAGATTGTGTTGACCAGTTTCATCAGATAGGATGACATCAGCCCTTGCGTTGGGATGGTGAACGATGGCGGCGATGTGTAATGTGATCATGGATTTCTCCCACTTTGGCGTGGCAAAGTATTCGCGATAGAGGGGGCGCAAAGGTTCTTTCAAGCGAGTCCGCGCTCGGTGAAGATGTTGTTTCACTGTGCCTATGGATACGTCCAGCAGGGCAGCAACTTCCTTCAGGCTCATGTGCTGGTAATAGAACGACAGGGTTGCCCGTCGGGTTTGAGGAGGCAGGTCGTCAATGGCTTTGAGCACCTGTTGATGCAAATCTCGCGCCTCAAAGACAGTACCTGGATCGGGGCATGGATCGTACGTATCTCGTATCCAATCAGATCGTTCTCGCCATTGCCGATTTTGACGCAGGTGCTGGCGACAGAGGTTGAGCACAATGCCGTAGAGCCAGCTTTTGAATGCGGTATTTTTTTTCAATTGGTCAAGCGACAAATAAGCTTGTAAGAGGGCTTCTTGCACAAGCTGTCGAGCCATATCGCTGTCGTTGACGAGACGCATGGCAACTCGAAGCGCAGATGGATGGTGTTGTTCAACAAGCTGACCGAATGCTGTTTTATCCCCTTTTCGCGCCCGCTGCACCAGATGTTCGTCGAATTGTGACATAATTTGGAATGCGTTAAAGTGACGGTCTATATATTGGTGGAAATAACGTCATAAAAGGTTGACAAACAGGCGCGATTTTTTTACAAAAAGCTCCTGTGCAGTGCAGGAGCTTTTTGTCACTTCCAAAATCGACATCCAAAAGTAAAATTTACTGTGCCCGTTATTTCGTCGGCAATATTTTCTTTTTTTACCCGAAAAGGCATAAGTTGAAAACGAATTTCAGTGAAGAAACGAATATCTTTTTGTCGGGAGACAAATTCGCTGCCTATCCCGACCACAATGTCAAAATACAGGTCTGAGGGTATATTGCGATGATCGTTAGGACGAAAATAAAAGGCCCCCATGCCAGCGTTCCAATACGGTGCAAATGGTTTATTAACTAAAATTTTATACCTCAATTCAAGGAGCAATGAACTTAACCAACCTCCAGAATTAAATATACGGGATTCCTG is a window encoding:
- a CDS encoding sigma-70 family RNA polymerase sigma factor; translated protein: MSQFDEHLVQRARKGDKTAFGQLVEQHHPSALRVAMRLVNDSDMARQLVQEALLQAYLSLDQLKKNTAFKSWLYGIVLNLCRQHLRQNRQWRERSDWIRDTYDPCPDPGTVFEARDLHQQVLKAIDDLPPQTRRATLSFYYQHMSLKEVAALLDVSIGTVKQHLHRARTRLKEPLRPLYREYFATPKWEKSMITLHIAAIVHHPNARADVILSDETGQHNLSLSVDATSAQALILAVSNRPAPGLHILTQRLIDTLGATLESVTLKQLPENIPYAELTFKQNTRIKSLNAHPGEALALAASTGAPITAQPEILEISNRANDALALSQPAVSVPLTDDSIKGKIVGKNGRNIITYEILTGVKLIVNATPQTVHIVCSDSQKREIAKRALSELISLHRINPNRVAKAVANAKKTLISDATQPIDDVKLFFTLPEGRPPEVITVSNEQVKKRFIGSQGRNALAFEAATGVQAFIADALPKKIAIWSSDTDKLEVARLALERIVAKETINPDIITEIVSSCKAQHYLRA